The Atribacter laminatus genome contains the following window.
GCTAGGTGGAGTCGCTCTTGTTGAACAGTAAGATGTTGGTTATGCTGCAGAAGATGAATATTCTGATAGGTGGTTTCGGCCAGTTTTAAGACTATTTCTAAAGCCAAAGAAGATATGTGATGAAGTTTTTCCTCTAAAACTAATATCAAAAATCCCCAAGGCTTTCCTTCGGGCTGAATGGGACAAATGAATATCGGAAAATCCTGATTGGAATCAAGATTAAAATGTTTCCCAAAATAAAGTTTAGCAAGATTATCATAATCAATAAAAAACTGATTTTTCGATATGGGAGTTTGTCGTAAAATCTTTAAGAGATATTTCTGGTTTTTACGGACAAACTCAGCTGCCTCTTCCCATTGGTAGGTAGCTGAAATGTTTATCGTATAAAGCATAGGACGGATTATCATGCCCTTTTTGGCTCGAGTGACTGTAACAGCTGCTTGAAGAATTGCTTCAGATGCTCCTTCATAATTGGTCGTACAGTGAATTCCCTGAAAAATTGAAGAAACCATATTTAGCATTTGGATGGTGGCTTCTCGCTCATTTTTAAGTCGGATTTCTTCTAAAATAATGGCAATTTCTTTGGTCATTAGTTGAAGATAGGGGATGCTCTCTTCTTGGAAAAATCCGGTTTGTTTGTTGAGGCTTATGGTTCCAATAACAGATTTTTTATTATCTATCAACGGTGCGCAAATTGAACAGGTATCTCGAAATCTCTGGTATTTTAAATCAAAGGGGGGGTCATGTTTCTCATCGATAATCACCATCTGGCGGTTCTCAAGCACATAACCTGATACGCCTACCTTTGGGTCTATAAATGGGGAATCGTTCCAACGTTCTGATATTCCAGTGGCAGCAACAATTCGAAGTAAATTAAGACTCGTATCCAAAACCGCAATAGTTCCTGTTTGG
Protein-coding sequences here:
- a CDS encoding GAF domain-containing sensor histidine kinase, encoding MLTNAIHKKTIEFDLMDDLLQSALSLFQCQTGTIAVLDTSLNLLRIVAATGISERWNDSPFIDPKVGVSGYVLENRQMVIIDEKHDPPFDLKYQRFRDTCSICAPLIDNKKSVIGTISLNKQTGFFQEESIPYLQLMTKEIAIILEEIRLKNEREATIQMLNMVSSIFQGIHCTTNYEGASEAILQAAVTVTRAKKGMIIRPMLYTINISATYQWEEAAEFVRKNQKYLLKILRQTPISKNQFFIDYDNLAKLYFGKHFNLDSNQDFPIFICPIQPEGKPWGFLILVLEEKLHHISSLALEIVLKLAETTYQNIHLLQHNQHLTVQQERLHLARELHDGLTQSLIALRMQLEYFLSLEKTQDQQFLDRMHDTLDECVKDSRAILSRLRRGTKNEKSIRELIENKIKKLSWDTNQQIDFRYNLCEKNLSNNQKRFLIKLIHESIINACKHSSAKKIQVKVGHFRRGVYFIVRDNGKGFLLEKALNKKNSFGLKDLYERVKLIGGALRIQSAVGKGTIVKAVFPIHG